From a region of the Paraburkholderia hospita genome:
- a CDS encoding DUF883 family protein yields MTETTEQLALGRQKLVQDLNVLLADSEEMLRLAAAVPGEGLDALRERLRTHVDSVQNALADAQTSAQRRYRSATVQTERYVRQNPWQSLGIAAGVGFVLGMLAAR; encoded by the coding sequence ATGACGGAAACCACTGAACAGCTCGCGTTGGGCCGACAAAAACTTGTCCAGGATCTCAACGTGCTGTTAGCCGATTCAGAAGAAATGCTGCGGCTCGCGGCAGCCGTGCCGGGCGAAGGCCTCGACGCGCTGCGTGAGCGGCTACGCACGCACGTCGATTCCGTGCAAAACGCGCTCGCCGACGCGCAGACATCGGCCCAGCGGCGCTACCGCAGCGCCACCGTCCAGACTGAGCGATACGTGCGCCAGAATCCGTGGCAGTCGCTGGGCATCGCGGCCGGTGTCGGCTTCGTGCTCGGCATGCTCGCCGCGCGCTGA
- a CDS encoding sensor domain-containing diguanylate cyclase: MKRTTLRQALGPASFVLVVLACWFASGLVADRMVQQELDTALRQQRQMSASIVYNMAEVIASDLAMSRAIPATMAELGVIQQALTHSQNYAASGVDLEPAHREELLKSPELAGIDGFLRDAQGFSGLDIIWLVNANGLCVAASNAQNAHSFVGLDMRSRSYLTNALLGAFGEAYGVGRMSGEPGIFISAPVYDDGLLVGAIVAKVGIARLRHWVAHAGTFVTDDNGVVIMAHNAALEGQAMPNSRVTQMNAVERMGTYHRDQFATIQIQPVKSQVRSDAPWVPTAIADQLFDMPGQPIPTLYQSRGGLNSGLSAHLVDPLVAWPELMRNHKRDHLLVFLTLAGTVALAWVITVSYLRERRHHRATRVLAEQLQSANTLLSAEARHDALTGALSRRYFLDLLRHEIDRARATGEPLCMAIADLDHFKQINDRFGHAAGDRALEHFVDTCRAELRGSDAIGRLGGEEFGILLPSTQLGTGLEVVERLRVRLKATPSTKLPQSVGLSVSIGITELSAEDLPERIISRADQALYAAKQGGRDRSEAVPPDDTAPPTRTPANAW; this comes from the coding sequence ATGAAAAGGACAACCTTGCGCCAGGCATTGGGACCGGCCAGTTTCGTACTGGTCGTGCTCGCATGCTGGTTCGCCTCCGGCCTGGTCGCGGACCGGATGGTACAGCAAGAACTGGATACCGCCTTGCGCCAGCAGCGGCAAATGTCCGCCTCGATCGTCTACAACATGGCCGAAGTGATCGCGAGCGACCTGGCGATGTCGCGGGCGATACCCGCCACCATGGCCGAACTCGGCGTGATCCAGCAGGCGCTGACGCACTCGCAGAATTATGCCGCGTCAGGCGTCGACCTGGAACCCGCCCATCGCGAAGAACTGCTGAAGTCGCCCGAACTGGCGGGCATCGACGGCTTCCTGCGCGACGCCCAAGGCTTCTCGGGCCTCGACATCATCTGGCTGGTCAACGCGAACGGGCTGTGCGTCGCGGCGAGCAACGCGCAAAACGCGCATTCGTTCGTCGGGCTCGACATGCGCTCGCGCAGCTACCTGACCAACGCCCTGCTCGGCGCGTTCGGCGAGGCATACGGCGTGGGCCGCATGAGCGGCGAGCCGGGCATCTTCATCTCGGCGCCCGTCTACGACGACGGCCTGCTGGTCGGCGCGATCGTCGCCAAGGTCGGCATCGCGCGGCTGCGCCACTGGGTCGCGCACGCCGGCACCTTCGTCACCGATGACAACGGCGTGGTCATCATGGCGCACAACGCGGCGCTCGAAGGCCAGGCCATGCCGAACTCGCGCGTCACGCAGATGAACGCGGTCGAGCGCATGGGCACCTATCATCGCGACCAGTTCGCAACCATTCAGATCCAACCCGTCAAGAGCCAGGTGCGCAGCGACGCGCCGTGGGTACCGACGGCGATCGCCGATCAGCTGTTCGACATGCCCGGCCAGCCGATCCCAACGCTCTACCAGTCGCGCGGCGGGTTGAACTCGGGTCTCTCCGCGCATCTCGTCGATCCGCTCGTCGCCTGGCCCGAGCTGATGCGCAATCACAAGCGCGATCATCTGCTGGTGTTCCTGACGCTCGCGGGCACGGTGGCGCTCGCCTGGGTGATTACCGTGTCGTATCTGCGCGAGCGGCGCCATCATCGCGCAACCCGCGTGCTGGCCGAGCAGCTGCAGTCGGCGAACACGCTGCTGTCCGCGGAAGCGCGTCACGACGCGCTGACGGGCGCGCTGTCGCGCCGCTATTTCCTCGATCTGCTGCGTCATGAGATCGACCGTGCGCGCGCGACGGGCGAGCCGCTGTGCATGGCGATCGCCGACCTCGATCACTTCAAGCAGATCAATGACCGCTTCGGCCACGCCGCCGGCGACCGCGCGCTCGAACACTTCGTCGATACCTGCCGCGCCGAGCTGCGCGGCAGCGACGCAATCGGCCGGCTGGGCGGCGAGGAATTCGGCATTCTGCTGCCGTCCACACAGCTCGGCACCGGACTCGAAGTGGTCGAGCGCCTGCGCGTGCGCCTGAAGGCGACGCCGTCGACGAAGCTGCCACAGTCGGTCGGCTTGAGCGTGAGTATCGGCATCACGGAACTGTCGGCGGAAGATCTGCCCGAGCGCATCATCAGCCGCGCCGACCAGGCGCTCTATGCCGCGAAACAGGGCGGACGCGACCGCAGCGAGGCCGTGCCACCCGACGATACCGCACCGCCCACGCGCACGCCCGCCAATGCCTGGTGA
- a CDS encoding sigma-54 interaction domain-containing protein gives MSSTDLDSPATEADGGGASPAKQRTAENVPGLKSYGTLYGSSPVMLDLYDQIDRVAATDATALIIGESGTGKELIARTIHDHSARKGGAFVAVNCGAIPDELIEAELFGHEKGSFTGAVQGRIGYFEHANGGTLFLDEVTEMAPVRQVKLLRALETGTFYRVGGTELIRGDVRVIAATNRDPAVAVKENGLREDLMYRLAVFPLRAPPLREREGDRELLAVHFLNELNRQEGTNKVFSKRSMETLRTWSWPGNVRELKNAVYRAFILAEKAVELPHPHLMSRVKKPVTVGDSMSVWIGTPLADAQKQIILGTLKYCGGDKRRAAKALGVSLKTLYNRLSTYGDEESNHDDN, from the coding sequence ATGTCGTCAACCGATCTGGACTCGCCCGCCACCGAAGCCGATGGCGGCGGTGCGTCTCCGGCGAAGCAACGCACGGCGGAAAACGTCCCGGGACTGAAGTCGTACGGCACGCTGTACGGCTCATCGCCCGTCATGCTGGATCTCTACGACCAGATCGACCGCGTGGCCGCGACCGATGCGACCGCGCTCATCATCGGCGAATCGGGCACGGGCAAGGAGCTGATTGCCCGCACGATTCACGACCATAGCGCGCGCAAGGGCGGCGCGTTCGTCGCCGTCAACTGCGGCGCGATCCCCGATGAACTGATCGAAGCCGAATTGTTCGGCCATGAAAAAGGCAGCTTCACGGGCGCGGTCCAGGGCCGCATCGGCTACTTCGAGCATGCGAACGGCGGCACGCTGTTTCTCGACGAAGTCACCGAAATGGCGCCCGTGCGGCAGGTGAAACTGCTGCGCGCGCTGGAGACGGGCACGTTCTATCGCGTCGGCGGCACCGAGCTGATTCGCGGCGACGTGCGCGTGATCGCCGCGACCAATCGCGACCCCGCCGTGGCGGTGAAAGAAAACGGCCTGCGCGAAGACCTGATGTACCGGCTCGCCGTGTTCCCGCTGCGCGCGCCGCCGCTGCGCGAGCGCGAAGGCGACCGCGAACTGCTGGCGGTGCATTTCCTCAACGAACTCAACCGACAGGAAGGCACGAACAAGGTGTTCAGCAAGCGTTCGATGGAAACGCTGCGCACCTGGTCGTGGCCCGGTAACGTGCGCGAGCTGAAGAACGCGGTGTATCGCGCGTTCATTCTGGCGGAGAAGGCGGTGGAGTTGCCGCATCCGCATCTGATGTCGCGCGTGAAGAAGCCCGTGACAGTCGGCGACTCGATGAGCGTGTGGATCGGCACGCCGCTCGCCGATGCGCAGAAACAGATCATTCTCGGCACGCTCAAGTATTGCGGCGGCGACAAGCGGCGCGCGGCGAAAGCGCTCGGCGTGAGTCTCAAGACGCTGTACAACCGGCTCAGCACCTACGGCGACGAAGAGTCGAATCACGACGACAACTGA
- a CDS encoding ATP-binding protein: MRRPIDSLFGRLALLVVCVLLVSHFAWYLLVRFERNQSQTRYAVEEAVFLVDAVRDHVRREPDQPLPSRVRLVDPASADVPPDVSNLPAPLDRFVDDVRDRLPTSTQVRVGTPGKPPALWVRAASDPSWIVVPVQPLRPPRSLDRMVLWLGIIFSAGVMAALFAAWQLQQPLRSLAQAVTRFGRGLPVPPVRERGPRELRQLTHGFNQMVQEVARTEHDRAVMLAGVAHDLKTPLARLRLRAEMMDDAKTRDGVVRDVDSMTHIVEQFLVFAHDGGDRSEPVEVDAQCERVVRSYRAVSGGAPTVQTDLRAGPGFMLPAATLDRILSNLLDNAHAYGAPPVTVATARTSQGFTLSVTDNGSGIAAQDLINASRPFVRLDPARGGNGHSGLGLAIVERLVRRAGGEWQIGNNDAPNGGRGLRVQMTFPLEAVSRTVAASEIVW; encoded by the coding sequence ATGCGGCGTCCAATTGATTCGTTGTTCGGGCGGCTCGCGCTGCTCGTCGTCTGTGTATTGCTGGTGTCGCATTTCGCGTGGTATCTGCTAGTGCGCTTCGAGCGCAACCAGTCGCAGACGCGCTATGCCGTCGAAGAGGCCGTGTTCCTCGTCGACGCGGTGCGCGACCACGTCAGGCGCGAGCCGGATCAGCCGCTGCCTTCGCGCGTGCGGCTCGTCGATCCCGCGAGTGCCGACGTCCCGCCCGACGTGTCGAATTTGCCCGCGCCGCTCGACCGTTTCGTCGACGATGTGCGCGACCGTCTGCCCACCTCGACGCAGGTGCGCGTCGGCACGCCGGGCAAGCCGCCCGCGCTGTGGGTTCGCGCGGCGAGCGATCCAAGCTGGATCGTCGTGCCCGTGCAGCCGTTGCGGCCGCCGCGCTCGCTCGACCGGATGGTCCTGTGGCTCGGCATCATTTTCTCGGCGGGCGTGATGGCGGCGCTCTTTGCCGCGTGGCAGCTGCAGCAGCCGTTGCGCTCGCTGGCGCAGGCAGTGACGCGCTTCGGGCGCGGCCTGCCCGTGCCGCCCGTGCGCGAGCGCGGCCCGCGTGAACTGCGGCAACTGACACACGGCTTCAACCAGATGGTGCAGGAGGTCGCGCGCACCGAGCATGATCGCGCGGTCATGTTGGCGGGCGTCGCGCATGATCTGAAGACGCCGCTTGCGCGTCTGCGGCTGCGCGCCGAGATGATGGACGATGCGAAGACGCGCGACGGCGTCGTGCGCGACGTCGATTCGATGACGCATATCGTCGAGCAGTTTCTCGTGTTCGCGCACGACGGCGGCGACCGCAGCGAACCTGTCGAAGTCGACGCGCAGTGCGAGCGCGTGGTGCGCAGCTATCGCGCGGTGTCGGGCGGCGCGCCGACGGTGCAGACGGATCTACGCGCCGGCCCGGGCTTCATGCTGCCCGCCGCCACGCTCGATCGCATTCTGTCCAACCTGCTCGACAACGCGCATGCGTACGGCGCACCGCCCGTAACTGTGGCGACGGCGCGCACGTCGCAAGGCTTCACGCTGTCGGTCACGGACAACGGCAGCGGCATCGCCGCGCAGGATCTGATCAACGCGAGCCGGCCGTTCGTGCGGCTCGATCCGGCGCGCGGCGGCAATGGCCACAGCGGCCTGGGCCTTGCGATCGTCGAGCGGCTCGTGCGGCGTGCGGGCGGCGAATGGCAGATCGGCAACAATGATGCGCCAAACGGCGGGCGGGGTTTGCGCGTGCAGATGACGTTCCCGCTGGAAGCGGTGTCGCGCACAGTGGCGGCGTCGGAAATCGTCTGGTGA
- a CDS encoding ABC transporter permease → MDLFSFTLNRTANASAWRVLPNRWDFIAFPLIICVIAMAVVGFHETMAPISTLQSEPISLDPANLPEYALRTTLRMLAAMVASLTFTLVYGTLAAKSRRAGQVLVPILDILQSVPVLGYISFTVTFFLALFPSRVLGAELAAIFAIFTSQAWNMTFSFYQSLRTVPRDLDEVSKGFHLTSWQRFWKLEVPFSMPGLIWNMMMSMSGGWFFVVASEAITVGNHSITLPGIGAYLAAAISEKNLHAIGWVILTMTVVILAYDQLLFRPLVAWSDKFRMENTSSGDAPESWLLDLIRRTRLIHRLLVPIGWMFAKAARVPIRWPRVGPVKFAKPAVLKPSRTGDIVWAVIVVLATAFVVYRVVAYVRTGVTLDEVGHVFVLGLITLLRVTVLIALASVVWLPIGVLIGLRPSLAEKIQPVAQFLAAFPANLLFPVFVIVIVKFNLNPDIWLSPLIVLGTQWYILFNVIAGASAYPNDYKEAAKNFRIRGWQWWRQVMLPGVFPYYVTGAITASGGAWNASIVAEAVQWGDTKLAAHGLGAYIAQYTAAGDYPKIILGIAVMSLFVSLFNRALWRPLYAYAESRLRLD, encoded by the coding sequence ATGGATCTGTTCAGCTTCACCCTGAACCGCACCGCCAATGCGTCGGCGTGGCGGGTGCTGCCCAATCGTTGGGATTTCATTGCGTTTCCGCTCATCATCTGCGTGATCGCGATGGCCGTGGTCGGTTTCCACGAGACGATGGCGCCCATCTCGACGCTGCAAAGCGAGCCGATCTCGCTCGACCCGGCGAACCTGCCTGAGTACGCGCTGCGTACCACGCTGCGCATGCTCGCCGCGATGGTCGCTTCGCTGACCTTCACGCTGGTCTACGGAACGCTTGCCGCGAAGAGCCGCCGCGCGGGCCAGGTGCTGGTGCCGATTCTCGACATCCTGCAGTCGGTGCCCGTGCTCGGCTACATCTCGTTCACGGTGACGTTCTTCCTCGCGCTCTTTCCGTCGCGGGTGCTGGGCGCCGAACTGGCCGCGATCTTCGCGATCTTCACGAGCCAGGCGTGGAACATGACCTTCAGCTTCTACCAGTCGCTGCGCACCGTGCCGCGCGATCTGGACGAGGTGTCGAAGGGCTTCCATCTGACGTCGTGGCAGCGCTTCTGGAAGCTCGAAGTGCCGTTTTCGATGCCGGGCCTCATCTGGAACATGATGATGTCGATGTCGGGCGGCTGGTTCTTCGTGGTCGCCTCCGAGGCCATCACGGTCGGCAATCACAGCATCACGTTGCCGGGCATCGGCGCGTATCTGGCGGCGGCGATCTCCGAGAAGAACCTGCACGCAATCGGCTGGGTGATCCTGACGATGACGGTCGTGATTCTCGCGTACGACCAGCTCCTGTTCCGTCCGCTCGTCGCGTGGTCCGACAAGTTCCGCATGGAGAACACGAGTTCCGGCGACGCGCCGGAATCGTGGCTGCTCGACCTGATCCGCCGCACGCGGCTGATTCACCGCCTGCTCGTCCCCATCGGCTGGATGTTCGCGAAGGCCGCGCGCGTGCCGATCCGCTGGCCGCGCGTCGGGCCCGTGAAGTTCGCCAAGCCGGCCGTGCTCAAGCCGTCCAGAACGGGCGACATCGTGTGGGCCGTGATCGTCGTGCTGGCGACGGCATTCGTCGTGTATCGCGTCGTCGCGTATGTGCGCACGGGCGTGACGCTCGATGAAGTCGGCCATGTGTTCGTGCTCGGCCTCATCACGCTGCTGCGCGTGACGGTGCTGATCGCGCTCGCGTCGGTGGTGTGGCTGCCCATCGGCGTGCTGATCGGGCTGCGCCCCTCGCTCGCCGAGAAGATCCAGCCGGTCGCGCAGTTCCTCGCGGCGTTCCCGGCGAACCTGCTGTTCCCCGTCTTCGTGATCGTGATCGTCAAGTTCAATCTGAACCCGGACATCTGGTTGTCGCCGCTGATCGTGCTCGGCACGCAGTGGTATATCCTGTTCAACGTGATTGCGGGCGCGAGCGCCTATCCGAACGACTACAAGGAAGCCGCGAAGAATTTCCGCATCCGCGGCTGGCAATGGTGGCGCCAGGTCATGCTGCCGGGCGTGTTCCCGTACTACGTGACGGGCGCGATCACCGCCTCGGGCGGCGCGTGGAACGCAAGCATCGTCGCGGAAGCCGTGCAGTGGGGCGATACCAAACTCGCCGCGCACGGGCTCGGCGCTTATATCGCGCAGTACACGGCCGCGGGCGACTATCCGAAGATCATTCTGGGCATCGCGGTGATGTCCCTGTTCGTGTCCCTCTTCAATCGCGCGTTGTGGCGTCCGCTGTACGCCTACGCCGAAAGCCGCCTGCGGCTCGATTGA
- a CDS encoding ABC transporter ATP-binding protein translates to MQNPKTVTAAPIQTPPMPPRLGEEILRVKDVCRGFNKTQGELLVLDDANLSLREGEIVGLLGRSGSGKSTLLRIIAGLIEPTGGEVTYMGKPLKGPADGVAMVFQTFALFPWLTVLQNVEAGLEALGVGARARRERALAAIDLIGLDGFENAYPRELSGGMRQRVGFARALVVDPTLLLMDEPFSALDVLTAETLRTDLLDLWTQGRMPIKSVLIVTHNIEEAVFMCDRILVLSSNPGRVIAEIKVPFKHPRNRLDPAFRKLVDDIYAKMTARQTDEKTKKGLELHSWLPHVSTNLMAGLIETLAAAPYHGRADMPEIARSLHLEVDDLFPIAEVLQHLGFADVREGDIFLTPPARVFAEFGTQERKLMFADHLLKHVPLAARIKKVLNERPGHRAPRVRFEQELEDFLSDSAAEETLDAVINWGRYAEIFSYNDQTEIFSLEDVES, encoded by the coding sequence ATGCAAAATCCGAAGACCGTAACCGCCGCGCCGATCCAGACGCCACCGATGCCGCCGCGCCTCGGTGAAGAAATCCTGCGCGTCAAGGACGTGTGCCGCGGGTTCAACAAGACCCAGGGCGAACTGCTGGTGCTCGACGACGCCAACCTGTCGCTGCGCGAAGGGGAGATCGTCGGGCTGCTCGGCCGCTCGGGCTCGGGCAAGTCGACGCTGCTGCGTATCATCGCCGGCCTGATCGAGCCGACGGGCGGCGAAGTCACCTATATGGGCAAGCCGCTCAAGGGCCCCGCCGATGGCGTCGCGATGGTGTTCCAGACCTTCGCGCTGTTTCCGTGGCTGACCGTGCTGCAGAACGTGGAAGCGGGTCTCGAGGCGCTCGGCGTCGGTGCACGTGCGCGCCGTGAACGCGCGCTTGCGGCGATCGACCTGATCGGTCTCGACGGCTTCGAGAACGCGTATCCGCGCGAGCTGTCGGGCGGCATGCGCCAGCGCGTCGGCTTTGCGCGCGCGCTGGTCGTCGATCCGACGCTGCTGTTGATGGACGAGCCGTTCTCCGCGCTCGACGTGCTGACGGCCGAGACGCTGCGTACCGACCTGCTCGATCTGTGGACGCAAGGGCGCATGCCGATCAAGTCGGTGCTGATCGTCACGCACAACATCGAGGAAGCCGTGTTCATGTGCGACCGCATCCTCGTGCTGTCGTCGAATCCGGGCCGCGTGATCGCCGAGATCAAGGTGCCGTTCAAGCATCCGCGCAACCGTCTGGACCCGGCGTTCCGCAAGCTCGTGGACGACATCTACGCGAAGATGACTGCGCGTCAGACAGATGAGAAAACGAAGAAGGGCCTGGAGCTGCACAGCTGGCTGCCGCATGTGTCGACCAACCTGATGGCGGGTCTGATCGAAACGCTCGCGGCCGCGCCATATCACGGCCGCGCGGACATGCCGGAAATCGCGCGCTCGCTGCATCTGGAGGTGGACGACCTGTTCCCGATCGCCGAAGTGCTGCAGCATCTGGGCTTCGCGGACGTGCGCGAAGGCGATATTTTCCTGACGCCGCCCGCCCGCGTGTTCGCCGAGTTCGGCACGCAGGAGCGCAAGCTGATGTTCGCCGACCATCTGCTCAAGCACGTGCCACTCGCGGCGCGAATCAAGAAAGTGCTGAACGAGCGCCCGGGACACCGCGCGCCGCGCGTGCGCTTCGAGCAGGAACTGGAAGACTTTCTGTCGGACAGCGCTGCTGAAGAAACGCTCGACGCCGTCATCAACTGGGGGCGTTATGCCGAGATCTTCTCGTACAACGACCAGACGGAGATTTTCAGCCTCGAGGACGTCGAGTCCTGA
- a CDS encoding sigma-54-dependent transcriptional regulator, with protein sequence MPHVLIVDDDPSTREALAAIIAEDGLTTATAGDLREARIQLVRQTPDVVFTDLKLPDGSGVDLFEDLDPRSGVEFVVITGHATVESAVSALKMGAADYLVKPINMQRVKAILSRLPRAGDLKAEIGTLRGELRRMGRFGLMLGNSPIMQQVYDQISRVAPTAASVMLVGESGTGKEVAAQTLHQLSLRRKHAFLAVNCGAISPNLIESEMFGHERGAFTGADRQHKGYFERANGGTLFLDEITEMPIELQVKLLRVLETGMFMRVGTTKEIETDVRLIAATNRDPEQAVLEGKLRLDLYHRLNVFPISLPPLRERGKDVELLAQAFLDDLNEQHTTKKHFPPAVKEMLLSYPWPGNVRELKNYVQRAHIMAGTDSDSTATVPLQISLSKPTAGTAITIPFGTSLAEADRQLILATLEQCGGVKTRAAEILGISLKTLYNRLVEYGNDAGRADGDDVSDESQALGKADA encoded by the coding sequence ATGCCACATGTATTGATTGTCGATGACGATCCGAGTACCCGCGAAGCGCTGGCGGCCATCATCGCGGAAGACGGGCTGACCACGGCGACGGCGGGCGATCTGCGCGAGGCCCGCATCCAGCTGGTGCGGCAAACGCCTGACGTCGTGTTCACCGATCTGAAGCTGCCCGATGGCTCGGGCGTCGATCTGTTCGAGGATCTCGATCCGCGCTCGGGCGTGGAATTCGTCGTGATCACGGGGCATGCGACGGTCGAGTCGGCTGTGAGCGCGCTGAAGATGGGCGCCGCCGATTACCTCGTGAAGCCGATCAACATGCAGCGCGTAAAGGCCATCTTGAGCCGTCTGCCGCGCGCGGGCGACCTGAAGGCCGAAATCGGCACGCTGCGCGGCGAGTTGCGGCGCATGGGCCGCTTCGGCCTGATGCTCGGCAATTCGCCCATCATGCAGCAGGTGTATGACCAGATCAGCCGTGTCGCGCCGACGGCCGCTTCCGTGATGCTGGTCGGCGAATCGGGCACGGGCAAGGAAGTCGCTGCGCAGACGCTGCATCAGTTGAGCCTGCGTCGCAAGCACGCGTTTCTCGCGGTCAACTGCGGCGCTATCTCGCCGAACCTGATCGAATCGGAGATGTTCGGCCACGAGCGCGGCGCGTTCACGGGCGCCGACCGTCAGCACAAGGGCTATTTCGAACGTGCGAACGGCGGCACGCTGTTCCTCGACGAAATCACCGAAATGCCGATCGAGTTGCAGGTGAAGCTGCTGCGCGTGCTGGAGACGGGCATGTTCATGCGCGTCGGCACGACGAAGGAAATCGAAACCGACGTGCGCCTGATCGCCGCGACGAACCGCGATCCGGAGCAGGCCGTACTCGAAGGCAAGCTGCGCCTCGATCTGTATCACCGTCTGAACGTGTTCCCGATCAGCCTGCCGCCGTTGCGCGAGCGCGGCAAAGATGTCGAGTTGCTCGCGCAGGCGTTCCTCGACGATCTCAACGAGCAGCACACTACGAAGAAGCACTTCCCGCCCGCAGTGAAGGAGATGCTGCTGTCGTACCCGTGGCCGGGCAACGTGCGCGAACTGAAGAACTACGTGCAGCGCGCGCACATCATGGCGGGTACGGATTCGGACAGTACGGCCACGGTGCCGCTGCAGATTTCGCTGTCGAAGCCGACGGCGGGCACGGCGATCACGATTCCGTTCGGCACGTCGCTCGCCGAGGCCGATCGTCAGCTGATTCTGGCGACGCTCGAACAGTGCGGCGGCGTGAAGACGCGTGCCGCCGAGATTCTCGGCATCAGCCTGAAGACGCTGTATAACCGGCTCGTCGAATACGGCAACGACGCCGGACGTGCCGATGGCGACGACGTCAGCGACGAGTCGCAGGCGCTCGGCAAGGCAGACGCGTGA
- a CDS encoding membrane protein: MSLIVAGRFTTFPAAEDAAQTLFDNGFPGEDVTLFFVNPRGQHARHPLDEHAAAPPTISSAPPPTHHRHHRAVTIGAVAGAVIGVAVFTAFSASMPVVVIAAGVGAYLGLVVGKMVQARSGPHEHHDVVHHEMRNSGVLVAVHVSPENQMNAARILREAGGADIERATGHWQRGKWADFDPRQTPVPLTELNQQQA; encoded by the coding sequence ATGTCACTCATCGTCGCTGGACGTTTCACCACTTTCCCCGCCGCCGAAGACGCCGCACAAACGCTCTTCGACAACGGCTTTCCCGGTGAAGACGTCACGCTGTTTTTCGTCAATCCGCGCGGCCAGCACGCGCGCCATCCGCTAGACGAACACGCTGCCGCCCCACCCACGATCTCCTCCGCGCCGCCGCCGACGCACCATCGCCATCACCGCGCGGTGACGATCGGCGCCGTCGCGGGCGCCGTGATCGGCGTCGCGGTATTCACCGCGTTTTCGGCGTCGATGCCCGTCGTCGTGATCGCGGCGGGCGTCGGTGCGTATCTCGGCTTGGTGGTGGGCAAGATGGTCCAGGCGCGCAGTGGACCGCACGAACATCACGACGTCGTGCATCACGAGATGCGCAATTCGGGCGTGCTCGTCGCCGTGCATGTGAGCCCGGAAAATCAGATGAATGCGGCGCGCATCCTGCGCGAGGCGGGCGGCGCCGATATCGAGCGCGCGACCGGTCACTGGCAACGCGGCAAATGGGCGGATTTCGATCCGCGTCAGACGCCCGTGCCGCTCACCGAGTTGAACCAGCAGCAGGCGTGA
- a CDS encoding IS630 family transposase, with the protein MSRGRHATPVKLARKERQELQSLIRRTTAAQRDVTRARIALMAHEGYTSAAISQELGVSVQTVSQWRQRIARQGAQGIREAERSGRPPRITQETRLQLIALACEVQEAQGRATPTLDEIVTRAVERGIVEQISRSHVQRILQAGDVRPHRVQQWLHSPDPAFREKVNVICKLYRKAPKNAVVLSIDEKTGIQAIERKHPGRAPAAGRLRRREFEYIRHGTQSLIAALDVHTGRVLGSCRDRRTQGDLVTFMDSVAAAYPGKQVHVIWDNLNTHRAQAVWQAFNARHDGRFHFHFTPLHASWVNQIELWFGLYTRRVLRHASHTSTVHLRERTEQFIRERNQTARPFRWTFRGYPLQTGAS; encoded by the coding sequence ATGAGTCGAGGACGCCATGCAACGCCAGTGAAGCTGGCCAGGAAGGAAAGACAGGAGCTGCAGTCGCTGATCCGACGCACGACGGCTGCACAACGCGATGTGACACGGGCACGCATCGCGTTAATGGCTCACGAGGGCTACACGAGCGCGGCGATCTCACAGGAATTGGGCGTGTCCGTGCAGACCGTCAGCCAGTGGCGCCAGCGCATTGCGCGGCAAGGCGCGCAGGGGATTCGGGAGGCAGAGCGCAGTGGTCGTCCGCCGCGCATCACGCAGGAGACGCGGCTGCAGCTGATCGCACTGGCGTGTGAAGTGCAGGAAGCGCAAGGTCGGGCCACGCCGACGCTCGATGAGATTGTGACGCGTGCAGTCGAGCGAGGGATCGTCGAACAGATCAGTCGCAGCCATGTGCAGCGCATCCTGCAGGCTGGCGACGTTCGCCCGCATCGGGTGCAACAGTGGCTGCATAGTCCGGATCCGGCGTTTCGCGAGAAGGTCAACGTGATCTGCAAGCTGTACCGCAAGGCGCCGAAGAATGCGGTGGTACTGAGTATTGACGAGAAGACCGGCATCCAGGCCATCGAGCGCAAGCATCCAGGGCGCGCCCCGGCAGCCGGACGGTTGCGCCGCCGGGAATTTGAATATATCCGTCACGGTACTCAGTCTCTGATTGCCGCGCTGGATGTTCATACCGGACGGGTACTGGGAAGCTGCCGCGACCGGCGGACCCAGGGCGACCTGGTGACTTTCATGGACAGTGTGGCAGCCGCGTATCCGGGCAAGCAGGTGCATGTGATCTGGGATAATCTGAACACGCATCGCGCCCAAGCCGTATGGCAGGCATTCAATGCGCGGCACGATGGACGGTTTCATTTCCATTTCACCCCTTTGCACGCGAGCTGGGTGAACCAGATCGAACTGTGGTTTGGGCTCTATACGCGCCGTGTGCTGCGTCACGCCAGCCACACCAGCACGGTGCATCTTCGCGAGCGTACAGAGCAGTTCATCCGCGAGCGCAACCAGACGGCACGTCCCTTCAGATGGACTTTCCGCGGCTATCCGTTGCAAACTGGCGCATCCTGA
- a CDS encoding double-stranded DNA-specific endonuclease yields the protein MKGNLVIVCRDQDADAFDHLLAEYGAFQTRLSSTAWYLKLEVAPEVIQEEILARLGKYTTHYIFEADTVTWNTVDSEAAAALNTLFTE from the coding sequence ATGAAGGGAAATCTGGTCATCGTCTGCCGCGATCAGGACGCTGACGCCTTCGATCATCTGCTCGCAGAGTACGGCGCGTTTCAGACGCGCCTGTCTTCGACCGCGTGGTATCTGAAGCTGGAAGTAGCGCCCGAAGTGATACAGGAAGAAATCCTCGCGCGTCTTGGCAAGTACACGACGCACTACATCTTCGAGGCGGATACGGTGACGTGGAATACCGTGGACAGCGAAGCCGCCGCCGCGCTCAACACGCTCTTCACCGAATAG